The following DNA comes from Sediminitomix flava.
AAATTCAGGTTCTTCTGAAACAGGCATCAATCCATGACTCTGTATTTCTACCTTTTCAGCTTTTCGTTCAATTGTATCTGTTTTTTCTTCTTGAACTTTCGGGGTAGTTACAACTTTTTCTTCCTCAGCTTCAGGATACGGCAGTTGTTCTTTAGAAATCAAAACTTCAGGCTCTGGCAATGCCACCACTTCTGGTACAAAATCCGAAGCTTTTTCATCTTTCTCAGCAACTGTATTCTTTTCCTCAGTTGTATCTTTTCTATAATCTAATGGCTCATCTGGAACATTTGTTCGTAAAGCTTGATGATACAATGACTTCTGAGGTTCTGCCTTTTTCTCTTCTTTCTTTACAACTTCTAATTTAGGCTTGAATGGAATTACCTTTGGTTCTGGTAAAACTTCTTTCTTTTCCGTTTTTATAGGCTTTGGTTCCTCTTTTTGAACAGGCTCTTGATATGTAGTTTTTGGCTCTATTACCTCTTTTCTTACTTCTGTAGGTTTTGATTCAATTATAGGTTCTTCCTCAATCGATGTTGATACTACTTGTTGAGCAATTGTATCTTTTGGTTCATCCTCAACTATCTGTTCCTCTTCTTTTATTACTGTCTCCCAATTGTCTTCATCATCGAAAGCAGCTACAGATTCAGAATAATCATCCTCAACAAAATCGTTTTGAGGCTCAGAAAATTGATTCCCAAAATCATTCTGTTGTTCTTGAATTCCTTGATTATGAAATTGAGTATTATTATAGGTTTCTTCTTCAAACTCTTCAGAATATTCTTCGTTTGAAATTTCTTCTTTCTTTTGAAAACGCGCTAAATAAGGCTCAATCTGCTCACGTAGTTGATCCACCCACTGAAAAAGTGTTTCTAGACTTACAATATTCACGACAAAAATACAGAGCGAGACAATCAGTACGATAATCGTACCTCCTCCGAATGCATTATTTAGAGCTTCGGCACAAGCTAGACCAACTCCACCACACATAAATGCAAGTGTTGAAGGCTCATCACTACCCGCCACAATGTACCCTAGCAGAAGACTAATCCATGCCGTAAAGAAAAAAGTATAGACAAATATAGTATTGAAATCTACTAATCGTTTTTTAGAAATTAACTCGTAGCCTGTGGTAAAGAAAATAGGAACGATTAACAATGATGGTACTCCAATCAAATGATAAATAAAGAAATGGGCAATCCCTGCCCCTGCTATACCCAACCAGTTTTCTACTTTCTCTGTAGGAGAAAATATATCTTTAAACTGCATTGCTTCTACCACGCTCTGATCTGCCATTCCCGAGAAAAGATAGGAGATCAAAGACAAAAACATGAACAGTGATATTCCGATTAAGAATATCCCCAAACTCATTTGTAGTTTATAGCTCTGTAAAAAAGATTCAAACTTGAAGTCACTCTTCTTATCTTCCAATACTTCTTGTTCTTCTTCACGCGCTTCAAGTGGAGCGTTTCCTACATTCCTTGGTTGATTTTTAGCTGCTGCCCTATATGTATTCCTTCTGTAATTTGAGCCCTTTTCCATATGGAGTATTAAGGTTTTAGTTCTTTCTACCCTAAAAAATGAAAGCCTCAGATGTTAAGTAAGTGCTTTCCAAGCAGAAATATGTATTCGAGATTATTTGATTTTGTTACAGTTCTAAATTTAAAAATTTAAATATTAATCTGTACCATTTTTACATTATTCATTGAAAATACAATTTCGGTTCACTTAAGAATTCTTCAGTTTAGGGCATAAAAAAAGGTGTCTTGCCTGAATACAAAACACCTTCCTAAAACTTATAGGAATTAAATTTTAGTGACTTCCACAAGTTTTCCCCGCACCAATCACAATTGAGAAACCTTCTGCTACATAATCCATACTTGCAGTTTGTAAAGCTTCTACGACTTCCTTCTCATAATACAAATTGAAGCCTTCATAATTTTCTACATGATCGCCTTCAGAAGCTTCTTTTACCATAATCATTTGGAATGATGGATCGCCATTAACTTCGCCTGCATAAAAAATACGCATACCCGTCCATCCAAACTTATTATTTTCTAATATCTTCTTTAGCGCTTTTTGCGCAAATCCTGTAATCTCCATAACATCAAAATTTTCTCAAATCTATAAAAAGCTGAGCGAATGTTCCCTTAATAAGTGAAAACTTAAATCAACTAAAAACATTACTTTGTAAAATATTCATAATCTCTTCAATACTTTTAGCCTCAAAGATAGGTGTAGCTCTTCTGTTATCAATTTGTTCTCCTGCCAACTTTTCAGCCCAACCACCTTCTTGTGTATACGCAATTATATTTTTTCCTAACTGCCATGCAAAAGCCATTTCTGAAAGAGTCCCTGCTCCTCCACCTAAAGCAATTACGATGTCAGCGGTATTCACTACTATAAAATTACGGGCAATCCCAATCCCTGTAGGAATCACAATATCACAATACGGATTTGCATCTTCTTTATCAGAACTCGGTAAAATACCAATAGAAAAAGGAGAAATAACATTCTTCCCACCTTTACAGACAGCTTCCATCACTCCTCCTTTTCCTCCACAGACAACCATCAAATT
Coding sequences within:
- a CDS encoding TIGR00725 family protein, with protein sequence MTKPKIVGVIGPNANLCSEVLYQFAYQLGEELAKANLMVVCGGKGGVMEAVCKGGKNVISPFSIGILPSSDKEDANPYCDIVIPTGIGIARNFIVVNTADIVIALGGGAGTLSEMAFAWQLGKNIIAYTQEGGWAEKLAGEQIDNRRATPIFEAKSIEEIMNILQSNVFS
- a CDS encoding iron-sulfur cluster biosynthesis family protein, whose amino-acid sequence is MEITGFAQKALKKILENNKFGWTGMRIFYAGEVNGDPSFQMIMVKEASEGDHVENYEGFNLYYEKEVVEALQTASMDYVAEGFSIVIGAGKTCGSH